The segment GATCTGGTAGCAGAGCGACTTGCCTCCGCCGGTGGGCATCAGGACGAGGGCGTCGCCGCCGCCGATCAGCTGCTCGATGATCTCCTGCTGCTCACCGCGGAAGGAGCTGTAACCGAAGACGCGGTGGAGCACCCGCAAGGCGTCGGAGACCTCGTCTGAGATCTGGGGGGAAGCGTCCGAAAGGGCCATCCGAGAAGCCTAGCGGCACCCTGGGACACTCCCGTCCCGTCGGCCGGGCCCTGTGGACGACCGGTACGACCACTCACCGTGAGGGGAGGTGATCAGGCGCAGGACGGACAGAGGCCGCGGTAGGTGACCTCGACCCTGGACACCGTGAATCCCATGCGCTCCGATTCCGGGAATCCGGCCAGCGGGTCCCCGGCCGGGTGGACGTCGCGGATCGTCCCGCAGCCGGAGCAGACCAGGTGCTGGTGCGGCCGGCGCGCGTTGGGGTCGTAGCGTTTGGCGCGCCCGTCCGTGGAGACCTCCGCGACCTCGCCGAGGGCGACCAGCTCCCCCAGGGCCTTGTAGACGGTCGCCCGGGAGATCTCGGGCAGCCGCGCGGCCGCGCGGGCGTGGACCTCGTCCGCGGTGAGGTGCACGTGGTCCCCGTCCAGGACCTCGGCGACGACGCGGCGCTGCGCGGTCATCCGCCAGCCGCGGCTTCGAAGTCGTTCCAGCAGGTCACTCATAGGTCACCCATTCCTGGGGAAGCGTACTCTGGCGTGCTTCTTGACTTGGAATCCGTCCATCGTAGGATCGGATCTGCCGATAGCCAAGGGACAGGAAAACACTCCAGCGATTTCCGTGCACCGCGACACCCCCCGGTGCGGAAGGATTCCCATGTCTGAGAAGCAAACCGAAGGCTGCCCCGTCGCCCACGGTCGCGCCGCGCACCCGACCCAGGGCGGCGGAAACCGCCAGTGGTGGCCGGATTCGCTCAACCTGAAGATCCTCGCGAAGAACCCCGCCGTGGCGAACCCACTGGGCGAGGAGTTCGACTACGCCGAGGCGTTCAAGACCCTCGACCTCCCCGCGGTCAAGCAGGACATCGCGGAGGTCCTGACGACCTCGCAGGACTGGTGGCCCGCCGACTTCGGCCACTACGGCCCCTTCATGGTCCGGATGGCCTGGCACAGCGCGGGCACCTACCGGATCAGCGACGGCCGCGGCGGTGCCGGGGCCGGCCAGCAGCGGTTCGCGCCCCTCAACAGCTGGCCGGACAACGGCAACCTGGACAAGGCCCGCCGCCTGCTGTGGCCGGTGAAGAAGAAGTACGGGCGCAGCCTCTCGTGGGCCGACCTGATGATCCTGGCGGGCAACGTCGCCCTGGAGACGATGGGCTTCAAGACCTTCGGCTTCGGCGGCGGGCGCGCGGACGTCTGGGAGCCCGACGAGGACGTGTACTGGGGCCCGGAGACCACCTGGCTCGGCGACCAGCGCTACACCGGCGACCGTGAGCTGGAGGACCCGCTGGGCGCGGTGCAGATGGGCCTGATCTACGTGAACCCGGAGGGCCCGAACGGCACCCCGGACCCGATCGCCGCCGCGCGCGACATACGTGAAACGTTTCATCGGATGGCGATGAACGACGAGGAAACGGTTGCCCTGATCGCGGGCGGCCACACCTTCGGCAAGACCCACGGCGCGGGCCCGGCGGAGAGCGTCGGCGAGGCCCCGGAGGGCGCCCCGATGTCGGCGCAGGGCCTGGGCTGGGCGAATGCGCACGGCACCGGCAAGGGCGGGGACACGATCACCAGCGGTCTCGAGGGCATCTGGACCGACACCCCGACCACCTGGGACAACAGCTTCTTCGACATCCTCTTCGGCTACGAGTGGGAGCTGTTCAAGAGCCCGGCCGGCGCCCACCAGTGGCGGCCGAAGGACGGGGCCGGGGCGGGCACCGTGCCCGATGCGCACGACCCGTCCAAGACGCACGCCCCGACGATGCTGACCACCGACCTGTCGCTGCGCTTCGACCCGGTCTACGAGCCGATCGCGCGCCGTTTCCAGGCCGACCCGGACGCGTTCGCGGACGCCTTCGCCCGCGCCTGGTACAAGCTGACCCACCGCGACATGGGCCCCGTCGTCCGCTACCTGGGCCCGGAGGTGCCGGCCGAGCAGCTGCTGTGGCAGGACCCGCTGCCGGCCCGGACGTACGAGCCCGTCGGCGCAGCCGAGATCGCCGACCTCAAGGCCCGCGTGCTGGCCTCGGACCTGTCGGTGTCCGACCTGGTGTCCGTCGCCTGGGCGGCCGCCTCCTCCTTCCGCGGCAGCGACAAGCGCGGCGGTGCCAACGGCGGGCGCATCCGCCTCCAGCCCCAGATCGGCTGGGAGGTCAACGAGCCCGACCGGCTGGCCGCGGTGCTGCGCACCCTGGAGGGGATCCGGCGCTCCTTCAACGAGGGCCGCTCGGACGGCCGGCAGGTCTCGGTGGCCGACCTGGTGGTGCTCGCGGGCGGCGCGGCCGTCGAGAAGGCCGCGAAGGACGCGGGCTTCGACGTCGAGGTGCCCTTCAGCCCGGGCCGGGTGGACGCCTCGCAGGAGCAGACGGACGTGGAGTCCTTCGCCGCGCTGGAGCCGGCGGCCGACGGCTTCCGCAACTACCTGGGCAAGGGCAACCGGCTGCCGGCCGAGTACCTGCTGCTCGACAAGGCGAACCTGCTGACGCTGAGCGCGCCCGAGATGACGGTCCTCGTCGGCGGCCTGCGCGTCCTCGGCGCGAACCACGGGCAGTCCTCGCTGGGCGTCCTCACGGACACCCCCGGGACGCTGACCAACGACTTCTTCGTCAACCTGCTCGACCTGGGCACGACGTGGACGGCGGTCTCCGAGGACGAGACCTCCTTCGAGGGCCGTGACGCCTCCACGGGCGCGGTCAGGTGGACGGGCAGCCGGGCGGACCTGGTCTTCGGGTCCAACTCCGAGCTGCGCGCCCTGGCGGAGGTCTACGCGAGCGACGACGCGAAGGAGAAGTTCGTCAAGGACTTCGTCGCGGCGTGGGCCAAGGTGATGGACCTGGACCGCTTCGACCTCGTCTGACCCGTCCTCCGCGCCTTCGGCGCACCACGTCCGGGCCGGCCCCCTCGGGGGGCCGGCCCGGATGC is part of the Streptomyces katrae genome and harbors:
- a CDS encoding Fur family transcriptional regulator; this encodes MSDLLERLRSRGWRMTAQRRVVAEVLDGDHVHLTADEVHARAAARLPEISRATVYKALGELVALGEVAEVSTDGRAKRYDPNARRPHQHLVCSGCGTIRDVHPAGDPLAGFPESERMGFTVSRVEVTYRGLCPSCA
- the katG gene encoding catalase/peroxidase HPI, with the protein product MSEKQTEGCPVAHGRAAHPTQGGGNRQWWPDSLNLKILAKNPAVANPLGEEFDYAEAFKTLDLPAVKQDIAEVLTTSQDWWPADFGHYGPFMVRMAWHSAGTYRISDGRGGAGAGQQRFAPLNSWPDNGNLDKARRLLWPVKKKYGRSLSWADLMILAGNVALETMGFKTFGFGGGRADVWEPDEDVYWGPETTWLGDQRYTGDRELEDPLGAVQMGLIYVNPEGPNGTPDPIAAARDIRETFHRMAMNDEETVALIAGGHTFGKTHGAGPAESVGEAPEGAPMSAQGLGWANAHGTGKGGDTITSGLEGIWTDTPTTWDNSFFDILFGYEWELFKSPAGAHQWRPKDGAGAGTVPDAHDPSKTHAPTMLTTDLSLRFDPVYEPIARRFQADPDAFADAFARAWYKLTHRDMGPVVRYLGPEVPAEQLLWQDPLPARTYEPVGAAEIADLKARVLASDLSVSDLVSVAWAAASSFRGSDKRGGANGGRIRLQPQIGWEVNEPDRLAAVLRTLEGIRRSFNEGRSDGRQVSVADLVVLAGGAAVEKAAKDAGFDVEVPFSPGRVDASQEQTDVESFAALEPAADGFRNYLGKGNRLPAEYLLLDKANLLTLSAPEMTVLVGGLRVLGANHGQSSLGVLTDTPGTLTNDFFVNLLDLGTTWTAVSEDETSFEGRDASTGAVRWTGSRADLVFGSNSELRALAEVYASDDAKEKFVKDFVAAWAKVMDLDRFDLV